The genomic window GGAAGTGGGCAAAGGAGAGCAGGTCACCATCACCTTACCCAACCTCGAGGTCCGTGGGGGGCTCGGGGTTCAGGGAGACCTGGTTGTTCCCATGGAACGTGtccttctgtccttctgtcctcACTCGGGTGTCCTCGTGTGTTCTAGGGTTCTAGTGCACCTGTGACGGTCTTCAAGGGCTCCAAGAGGCCGTACATGAAGGAATGCATCCTCATCGTGAACCACGACACGGGAGAGTACCGGCTGGAGAAGCTCAACAGCAACATCGCCGTGAAGAAGACCAGGTGggcgcatatacacacatatatatatatatatatctaagcacatattttaatatattataggTGAgcgcatatatatattaatatattatctgTGAgcgcgtatgtatatatatatattataggtgAACgtgtatgtatattaatatattatatatgggcGCAGACGGCTTGGCCATTCTCTTTAATCTGATAGATttagcaataaaaaaaagtcttgaGTAAGGGGCAGGGCTTATcttcgtggcttatctccgtgaaTACTGTAATCATTACCTttgtccaccatgaagaactaacactagttctgcttcacacttgttgtggacattgatgacg from Pseudoliparis swirei isolate HS2019 ecotype Mariana Trench unplaced genomic scaffold, NWPU_hadal_v1 hadal_43, whole genome shotgun sequence includes these protein-coding regions:
- the eaf2 gene encoding ELL-associated factor 2, coding for MNGTAYSNFDNQEHVLKLGDTFEKHPKSGFHTVRYDFKPASIDTTCEGELEVGKGEQVTITLPNLEGSSAPVTVFKGSKRPYMKECILIVNHDTGEYRLEKLNSNIAVKKT